In Nocardioides sp. zg-1228, a single window of DNA contains:
- a CDS encoding tetratricopeptide repeat protein — translation MAEDRRGQRPSRGGSGAGRGGSTAGGRGGSSSRSGPRSDSRDSSTRGDARGASRSGEGRSASGRPTSGGKASGGKASGGKPTGGKRPERGQERSFRGRSEQAPRTVDQAAYDGPDLPEGITGAELDRGVRAQLKGLPEKLAARVARHLAAAGAFIDQDPELAYRHALAARARASRIAVVREAAGETAYAAGHYAEALSELRAAKRMNGATDYLPIMADCHRALGNPEQAIKLAKSPSVANFSAEAKAEMTLVEAGARRDMGQLDAALRTLELAPLTSNSRAPWVVRLRYAYADTLEAAGRESDALAWFHRTHAIDAEELTDAAQRADALERRQS, via the coding sequence GTGGCCGAGGACCGTCGAGGACAGCGACCGTCACGGGGCGGGAGCGGCGCCGGCCGAGGAGGCTCGACCGCCGGCGGCCGTGGTGGCTCCAGCTCACGCAGTGGCCCGCGCAGCGACTCACGCGACAGCAGCACGCGTGGCGACGCCCGCGGCGCGAGCCGCTCCGGCGAGGGTCGGAGCGCGTCGGGCCGCCCGACGTCCGGGGGCAAGGCCTCCGGGGGCAAGGCCTCCGGGGGCAAGCCGACCGGTGGCAAGCGGCCCGAGCGCGGTCAGGAGCGCTCCTTCCGCGGGCGCTCCGAGCAGGCACCGCGCACCGTCGACCAGGCCGCCTACGACGGACCCGACCTGCCCGAGGGGATCACGGGTGCCGAGCTCGACCGCGGCGTACGCGCGCAGCTCAAGGGCCTGCCCGAGAAGCTCGCGGCCCGGGTGGCCAGGCACCTCGCTGCCGCCGGGGCGTTCATCGACCAGGACCCCGAGCTCGCCTACCGTCACGCCCTCGCCGCACGCGCCCGCGCGTCGCGGATCGCGGTCGTGCGCGAGGCTGCCGGCGAGACCGCCTACGCCGCCGGCCACTACGCCGAGGCGCTGTCGGAGCTGCGGGCGGCCAAGCGGATGAACGGCGCCACCGACTACCTGCCGATCATGGCGGACTGTCACCGCGCGTTGGGCAACCCCGAGCAGGCCATCAAGCTGGCCAAGAGCCCGTCGGTGGCCAACTTCAGCGCCGAGGCGAAGGCCGAGATGACGCTGGTCGAGGCCGGAGCGCGCCGTGACATGGGCCAGCTCGATGCCGCGCTGCGCACCCTGGAGCTCGCCCCGCTGACCTCCAACAGTCGGGCGCCCTGGGTGGTGCGGCTGCGCTACGCCTACGCCGACACGCTCGAGGCCGCCGGGCGCGAGTCCGACGCGCTGGCGTGGTTCCACCGCACGCACGCGATCGACGCCGAGGAGCTGACCGACGCCGCGCAGCGAGCCGACGCCCTGGAGCGGCGGCAGTCCTGA
- a CDS encoding DUF3145 domain-containing protein, whose amino-acid sequence MASRPDGPATRGILYVHSAPSALCPHIEWAVGGVLGVAVSLDWTPQPAQPGSYRAELSWTGSAGTAAAVASALRGWNHLRFEITEEPTSSTEGTRFSCTPDLGIFHAITGPHGDILIPEDRLKAAVVKAALGDTTLLLEIDQLLGKPWDDELETFRHAGEGAPVRWLHQVV is encoded by the coding sequence ATTGCTTCCCGTCCGGACGGTCCGGCCACGAGGGGCATCCTTTACGTGCACTCAGCTCCCTCCGCACTCTGCCCGCACATCGAGTGGGCCGTGGGCGGAGTGCTGGGCGTGGCCGTGTCCCTCGACTGGACGCCTCAGCCTGCCCAGCCGGGCTCCTACCGTGCCGAGCTGTCGTGGACGGGCTCGGCCGGCACCGCCGCGGCCGTCGCGTCGGCGCTGCGTGGCTGGAACCACCTGCGCTTCGAGATCACCGAGGAGCCGACGAGCTCGACCGAGGGCACCCGCTTCTCCTGCACCCCCGACCTCGGCATCTTCCACGCGATCACCGGGCCGCACGGTGACATCCTGATCCCCGAGGACCGCCTCAAGGCGGCCGTGGTCAAGGCCGCCCTCGGCGACACCACGCTGCTGCTCGAGATCGACCAGCTGCTCGGCAAGCCGTGGGACGACGAGCTGGAGACCTTCCGGCACGCGGGCGAGGGCGCCCCGGTCCGCTGGCTCCACCAGGTGGTGTGA
- a CDS encoding carboxyl transferase domain-containing protein: MTTTATKPAKLPREQDPRNPVHRLTALLDEGTLELITPDDDSGMLAAVGRVDGTSVVAFCSDATVMGGAMGDVGCRVVVDAYHRAITDGVPIIGLWHSGGARLAEGVLSLHAVGRIFQVMTQASGVIPQISVVLGPAAGGAAYGPALTDVVILGPEGRIFVTGPDVVRSVTGEDVDMLRLGGPEPHGRRSGVVHILTESEREALDRARTVASLLGAQGSLAADSVEDRDLEALLPESKKRAYDVHPLVEGVLDEGTMQELHARWAPNIVTALGRFGGRTVGVVANNPLRLGGCLDSLSAEKASRFVRMCDAFGVPLIVLVDVPGYLPGVGQEWDGVVRRGAKLLHAFGECVVPRVTLVTRKTYGGAYIAMNSRSLGATRVFAWPGAEVAVMGAVAAIRILHRRRLAEVSPEIRPQVEAELAAEHERIAGGVDKAVEIGVVDEVVEPTRTRSAIAQAMRHEIDTSGVRRGHHGNIPL; this comes from the coding sequence ATGACGACGACGGCCACCAAGCCCGCCAAGCTGCCCCGCGAGCAGGACCCGCGCAACCCGGTCCACCGGCTCACCGCGCTGCTCGACGAGGGCACGCTCGAGCTGATCACCCCCGACGACGACTCGGGGATGCTCGCCGCGGTGGGCCGCGTCGACGGCACGTCCGTGGTGGCCTTCTGCAGCGACGCCACCGTCATGGGCGGCGCGATGGGCGACGTGGGCTGCCGGGTGGTGGTCGACGCCTACCACCGCGCGATCACCGACGGTGTCCCGATCATCGGGCTGTGGCACTCCGGCGGCGCCCGCCTCGCCGAGGGGGTGCTGTCCCTCCACGCCGTCGGACGCATCTTCCAGGTGATGACGCAGGCCTCCGGCGTGATCCCGCAGATCTCGGTGGTGCTCGGCCCCGCCGCCGGCGGCGCCGCCTACGGGCCCGCGCTCACCGACGTGGTCATCCTCGGTCCCGAGGGCCGCATCTTCGTCACCGGCCCCGACGTGGTGCGCTCGGTCACCGGCGAGGACGTCGACATGCTCCGCCTCGGCGGGCCAGAGCCCCACGGCCGGCGCTCCGGCGTGGTGCACATCCTCACCGAGTCCGAGCGCGAGGCGCTCGACCGCGCCCGCACGGTCGCCTCGCTCCTCGGCGCCCAGGGCAGCCTGGCCGCCGACTCCGTGGAGGACCGCGACCTCGAGGCCCTGCTCCCGGAGTCGAAGAAGCGGGCCTACGACGTCCACCCGCTCGTCGAGGGAGTGCTCGACGAGGGCACGATGCAGGAGCTGCACGCCCGGTGGGCGCCCAACATCGTCACCGCCCTGGGCCGTTTCGGCGGCCGCACGGTCGGCGTGGTCGCCAACAACCCGCTGCGCCTCGGCGGCTGCCTCGACTCCCTGTCGGCCGAGAAGGCGTCCCGCTTCGTGCGCATGTGCGACGCGTTCGGGGTGCCGCTGATCGTTCTCGTCGACGTGCCCGGCTACCTCCCCGGCGTCGGCCAGGAGTGGGACGGCGTCGTGCGACGCGGTGCCAAGCTGCTGCACGCCTTCGGCGAGTGCGTCGTGCCCCGCGTCACGCTCGTGACCCGCAAGACCTACGGCGGCGCCTACATCGCGATGAACTCCCGTTCGCTCGGAGCCACCCGGGTGTTCGCCTGGCCCGGCGCGGAGGTGGCCGTGATGGGAGCGGTGGCCGCGATCCGGATCCTGCACCGCCGCCGGCTGGCCGAGGTCTCCCCCGAGATCCGTCCGCAGGTCGAGGCGGAGCTGGCCGCCGAGCACGAGCGCATCGCCGGCGGCGTCGACAAGGCCGTCGAGATCGGCGTGGTGGACGAGGTCGTCGAGCCCACCCGCACCCGCAGCGCGATCGCGCAGGCGATGCGCCACGAGATCGACACCTCGGGCGTACGCCGCGGGCACCACGGCAACATCCCGCTCTGA
- a CDS encoding beta-ketoacyl-[acyl-carrier-protein] synthase II, which produces MPSTRVVVTGLGTTSPLGGDVASTWQAMLSGTSGIARLTDEWVDQLPVKIGGRVAVEPSEVLERVKARRLDRSSQFAMVAADQAWADAGLEGSGLEPERLGVALASGIGGVTTLLANYDALLEKGARRVSPLAVPMLMPNAPAANVSLKYGARAAVHAPTSACASGNEAISMALDLIRLGRADVVLAGGTEAAIHPLPMAAFANMMALSKTASDDGGDPTTVSRPWDTGRDGFVLGEGGAVLVLESEEHARARGATIYAEVRGAGISNDAHDIAQPDPEGRGGTRAIRMALREGDVDPATVVHVNAHATSTPKGDIAEGLMLHAVLGEHVDRCVVTSTKSMTGHLLGGAGALEAVATVMALRDRVSPPTINLDERDPEVELDIPTARRDLPDGDIVALNNSFGFGGANVAVAFGSV; this is translated from the coding sequence ATGCCCTCGACCCGCGTAGTCGTCACCGGCCTCGGCACCACCTCCCCCCTCGGAGGGGACGTCGCCTCCACGTGGCAGGCGATGCTGTCCGGCACCTCCGGCATCGCACGCCTGACCGACGAGTGGGTCGACCAGCTGCCGGTGAAGATCGGCGGCCGGGTCGCCGTCGAGCCGTCCGAGGTCCTCGAGCGCGTCAAGGCGCGCCGGCTCGACCGGTCCAGCCAGTTCGCCATGGTCGCCGCCGACCAGGCGTGGGCCGACGCGGGCCTCGAAGGGTCCGGCCTCGAGCCCGAGCGGCTGGGAGTGGCCCTCGCGTCGGGCATCGGCGGAGTCACCACGCTCCTGGCCAACTACGACGCGCTGCTCGAGAAGGGCGCCCGCCGGGTCTCCCCGCTGGCCGTGCCGATGCTCATGCCCAACGCGCCGGCGGCCAACGTGAGCCTCAAGTACGGCGCCCGCGCCGCCGTGCACGCCCCCACCTCGGCGTGCGCATCGGGCAACGAGGCCATCTCGATGGCCCTCGACCTGATCCGACTCGGTCGCGCCGACGTCGTCCTGGCCGGCGGCACGGAGGCCGCGATCCACCCGCTGCCCATGGCGGCGTTCGCCAACATGATGGCGCTGTCCAAGACCGCGAGCGACGACGGCGGCGACCCGACGACGGTCTCCCGCCCCTGGGACACCGGCCGCGACGGCTTCGTCCTCGGCGAGGGCGGTGCCGTGCTCGTGCTCGAGTCCGAGGAGCACGCCCGGGCCCGCGGCGCGACGATCTACGCCGAGGTGCGCGGCGCCGGCATCAGCAACGACGCCCACGACATCGCCCAGCCCGACCCCGAGGGTCGCGGCGGCACCCGGGCGATCCGGATGGCGCTGCGCGAGGGCGACGTCGACCCGGCCACCGTGGTCCACGTCAACGCCCACGCCACGTCCACGCCGAAGGGCGACATCGCCGAGGGCCTGATGCTCCACGCCGTGCTCGGCGAGCACGTCGACCGCTGCGTGGTCACGAGCACCAAGTCGATGACCGGCCACCTGCTCGGCGGGGCCGGCGCACTGGAGGCCGTCGCGACCGTGATGGCCCTCCGCGACCGGGTCAGCCCGCCCACGATCAACCTCGACGAGCGTGACCCCGAGGTCGAGCTCGACATCCCGACGGCCCGGCGCGACCTGCCCGACGGCGACATCGTGGCGCTCAACAACTCCTTCGGCTTCGGCGGCGCCAACGTCGCGGTGGCCTTCGGCAGCGTCTGA
- a CDS encoding acyl carrier protein encodes MASTEEIRADLAEIVNEVAGVDADDVQLDKSFVDDLDVDSLSMVEVVVAAEEKFGVTIPDDEVKNLKTVGDAVAYIERAQG; translated from the coding sequence ATGGCCAGCACCGAAGAAATCCGTGCCGACCTCGCTGAGATCGTCAACGAGGTGGCCGGCGTCGACGCCGACGACGTCCAGCTGGACAAGTCCTTCGTGGACGACCTCGACGTCGACTCGCTCTCCATGGTGGAGGTCGTCGTGGCCGCCGAGGAGAAGTTCGGCGTGACCATCCCCGACGACGAGGTCAAGAACCTGAAGACCGTGGGCGACGCCGTCGCCTACATCGAGCGCGCCCAGGGCTGA
- a CDS encoding beta-ketoacyl-ACP synthase III produces the protein MAAITVPTGAAHARILGLGVYRPSRIVPNSEVVEAIESSDEWIQQRSGIRTRRFAAPEETVQMMSVAASRQALERAGISAEQIDCVVVATVSHLLQTPAIAPAIATELGTDHAAAFDISAACAGFCHAVALGADMVRGGSAGHVLVIGVERLSDITDMNDRGTAFIFADGAGAAVIGPSDVAGIGPVVWGSDGEQYDLIRQREDWRDVVGSDTTPGSGVMPHLTMQGNPVFRWASFTMAKVAQQAMDAAGVSPDDLDIFVPHQANMRIIDAMARSMKLPEHVRIGRDIADQGNTSAASVPLALDRMMLEGDARSGDTALLIAFGAGLAYAAQVVTVP, from the coding sequence ATGGCGGCGATCACCGTCCCGACCGGCGCCGCCCACGCCCGCATCCTCGGCCTCGGCGTCTACCGCCCCTCGCGCATCGTGCCCAACTCCGAGGTGGTCGAGGCGATCGAGTCCAGCGACGAGTGGATCCAGCAGCGCTCCGGCATCCGCACCCGCCGCTTCGCCGCCCCCGAGGAGACGGTGCAGATGATGAGCGTCGCCGCCTCGCGGCAGGCCCTCGAGCGCGCCGGCATCAGCGCCGAGCAGATCGACTGCGTCGTCGTCGCGACGGTCAGCCATCTCCTCCAGACCCCGGCCATCGCGCCGGCGATCGCCACCGAGCTCGGCACCGACCACGCGGCGGCGTTCGACATCTCGGCCGCGTGCGCCGGCTTCTGCCACGCCGTCGCGCTGGGCGCCGACATGGTGCGCGGCGGCAGCGCCGGGCACGTCCTGGTGATCGGCGTCGAGCGGCTCTCCGACATCACCGACATGAACGACCGCGGCACCGCGTTCATCTTCGCCGACGGCGCAGGCGCCGCGGTGATCGGCCCCAGCGACGTCGCCGGCATCGGCCCCGTGGTGTGGGGCTCCGACGGGGAGCAGTACGACCTCATCCGCCAGCGCGAGGACTGGCGCGACGTCGTCGGCAGCGACACCACGCCCGGGTCCGGCGTGATGCCGCACCTGACGATGCAGGGCAACCCGGTCTTCCGGTGGGCGTCCTTCACGATGGCCAAGGTCGCCCAGCAGGCCATGGACGCCGCCGGCGTCAGCCCCGACGACCTCGACATCTTCGTCCCCCACCAGGCCAACATGCGCATCATCGACGCGATGGCGCGCTCGATGAAGCTGCCCGAGCACGTGCGGATCGGCCGCGACATCGCCGACCAGGGCAACACGTCGGCGGCCTCGGTCCCGCTCGCGCTCGACCGGATGATGCTCGAGGGCGACGCCCGCAGCGGCGACACCGCCCTCCTCATCGCGTTCGGCGCCGGACTGGCCTACGCCGCCCAGGTCGTCACCGTCCCCTGA
- a CDS encoding acyltransferase domain-containing protein, whose translation MLVIVAPGQGAQSPGFLTPWLEDPTFAARFDWLATVAGVDLAHYGTEADAETIRDTKIAQPLLVATGLVAALDLFPHPGDAFARIGAVAGHSVGELTAATGARVMTAEQAMVLVRERGNAMADAATTSATGMTAVLGGDRDEVLATIERHGLTAANDNGPGQVVAAGTIEQLAAFADDPPAKARLMPLSVAGAFHTEHMAPAVDRLASLARSVSTHDPRTPVISNRDGQVVHDGRDVLRRIVGQIANPVRWDLCMETMGDLGVTGILEMPPAGTLTGIAKRALKGVETFALKTPDQLDAAREFCDKHGEASMIETTPTWRMIVSPAKGTFHLSAEAAQLHLLAPGATIGAVASLRERTDITAPHGGSVVEWLVEDGDLVSPGQPLLRLHPEASL comes from the coding sequence GTGCTCGTCATCGTCGCCCCCGGCCAAGGGGCCCAGTCCCCCGGTTTCCTCACGCCCTGGCTGGAGGACCCGACCTTCGCCGCGCGCTTCGACTGGCTGGCGACCGTCGCCGGCGTCGACCTGGCGCACTACGGCACCGAGGCCGACGCGGAGACCATCCGCGACACCAAGATCGCCCAGCCGCTGCTGGTCGCGACCGGCCTGGTCGCCGCCCTCGACCTCTTCCCGCACCCGGGCGACGCGTTCGCCCGCATCGGCGCGGTCGCCGGCCACAGCGTCGGCGAGCTGACCGCCGCGACGGGTGCGCGCGTGATGACCGCCGAGCAGGCGATGGTGCTGGTGCGCGAGCGGGGCAACGCGATGGCCGACGCGGCCACCACCAGCGCCACCGGGATGACGGCCGTCCTCGGTGGCGACCGCGACGAGGTCCTCGCCACGATCGAGCGCCACGGACTCACCGCCGCCAACGACAACGGTCCCGGTCAGGTCGTCGCCGCCGGCACCATCGAGCAGCTGGCCGCGTTCGCCGACGACCCGCCCGCCAAGGCGCGGCTGATGCCGTTGAGCGTCGCCGGCGCGTTCCACACCGAGCACATGGCGCCCGCGGTCGACCGCCTCGCCTCCCTGGCCCGCTCGGTCTCCACCCACGACCCGCGCACCCCGGTGATCTCCAACCGCGACGGCCAGGTCGTCCACGACGGTCGCGACGTGCTCCGCCGCATCGTCGGGCAGATCGCCAATCCGGTCCGCTGGGACCTGTGCATGGAGACGATGGGCGACCTCGGCGTCACCGGCATCCTGGAGATGCCGCCCGCCGGCACGCTCACGGGCATCGCCAAGCGCGCGCTCAAGGGCGTGGAGACCTTCGCCCTCAAGACGCCCGACCAGCTCGACGCGGCCCGCGAGTTCTGCGACAAGCACGGCGAGGCCTCGATGATCGAGACCACCCCGACCTGGCGGATGATCGTCTCGCCCGCCAAGGGCACCTTCCACCTCTCCGCGGAGGCCGCGCAGCTCCACCTGCTCGCCCCCGGCGCCACGATCGGCGCGGTGGCGAGCCTGCGCGAACGCACCGACATCACCGCGCCGCACGGCGGCTCGGTCGTCGAGTGGCTCGTCGAGGACGGCGACCTGGTCTCCCCCGGCCAGCCCCTCCTGCGCCTGCACCCCGAGGCCTCGCTCTGA
- a CDS encoding helix-turn-helix domain-containing protein has protein sequence MSASRRRAAEALRNSTGALSTAATARMSTDLPWFDDLSAEDRSWVGLIVQAGIRGFVDWYDREIEASSHDPLDVVVFGAAPRELTGVISLQQTVELVRLSIRVVETTIDALLHPEDAREVHDAVLRYAREVAFATAAVYARAAESRGAWDARLEALVVDAVVRAEADEAVLSRASALGWGAHGDVAVVLGSPPPHRAELDVFESVRRSARAGGMDALCATQGDRLVVVLGGVSDPLPAATRLLEHFGDGPVVVGQVTADLAHASASARDALSAHRAATGWPDAPRPVASRDLLPERALAGDGHARRHLVDEVYLPLVAARGTLLETLGAWFEQGSSIEATARALFVHPNTVRYRLRQITDTTGWSPTRPREAFALQLALILGRQSGRTEL, from the coding sequence GTGTCCGCCTCCAGACGTCGCGCCGCCGAGGCGCTGCGCAACTCCACGGGAGCGCTCAGCACCGCGGCCACGGCCCGGATGTCGACCGACCTCCCGTGGTTCGACGACCTGAGCGCCGAGGACCGGTCGTGGGTCGGGCTGATCGTGCAGGCCGGCATCCGCGGCTTCGTCGACTGGTACGACCGCGAGATCGAGGCGTCGTCGCACGACCCGCTCGACGTGGTGGTGTTCGGCGCCGCGCCGCGCGAGCTGACCGGCGTGATCTCGCTCCAGCAGACGGTCGAGCTGGTGCGGCTCAGCATCCGGGTCGTCGAGACCACCATCGACGCCCTCCTCCACCCCGAGGACGCCCGCGAGGTGCACGACGCGGTGCTGCGCTACGCCCGCGAGGTCGCCTTCGCCACCGCCGCCGTCTACGCCCGCGCCGCGGAGTCGCGCGGCGCCTGGGACGCCCGCCTCGAGGCCCTCGTGGTCGACGCGGTGGTGCGGGCCGAGGCCGACGAGGCCGTGCTCTCCCGGGCGAGCGCGCTGGGCTGGGGAGCCCACGGCGACGTCGCCGTGGTGCTGGGCTCGCCGCCTCCGCACCGGGCGGAGCTCGACGTCTTCGAGTCCGTACGCCGCTCGGCGCGCGCCGGCGGGATGGACGCCCTGTGCGCCACGCAGGGTGATCGGCTCGTCGTCGTCCTCGGCGGGGTGAGCGACCCGCTGCCGGCCGCGACCCGGCTCCTCGAGCACTTCGGCGACGGCCCAGTGGTGGTGGGGCAGGTGACCGCCGACCTCGCCCACGCCAGCGCCTCGGCCCGCGACGCCCTGTCGGCCCACCGGGCCGCCACCGGTTGGCCCGACGCCCCGCGTCCGGTGGCCAGCCGCGACCTGCTCCCCGAGCGGGCGCTGGCCGGCGACGGGCACGCGCGCCGGCACCTCGTCGACGAGGTCTACCTCCCGCTGGTCGCGGCTCGCGGCACCCTCCTCGAGACGCTCGGGGCGTGGTTCGAGCAGGGCTCCTCGATCGAGGCGACCGCACGTGCGCTCTTCGTGCACCCCAACACCGTGCGCTACCGGCTGCGCCAGATCACCGACACCACCGGCTGGTCGCCGACGCGTCCGCGCGAGGCGTTCGCGCTCCAGCTCGCCCTGATCCTGGGACGCCAGTCCGGACGCACGGAGTTGTAG
- a CDS encoding alpha/beta fold hydrolase has translation MPSNSSPQVEHVTVHGHRRAFVRAGSGPVVLLLHGLGCDHTTWDPVITSLSRTHTVLAPDLLGHGSSDKPRADYSVGGYANGMRDLLTVLGIDTATVVGHSFGGGVAMQFAYQYPERTERLVLVGSGGLGPEVHPAIRAITTPGFHQVMGVLTAPGLRHAATTTLRVLAGTGVSRLRDLDEVAAIYDSFKDPSARAAIRHVVRAVVDWRGQVVTMADRAYLTEAMPMCVVWGSDDMVIPARHAGTARTLAPTARIEIIPNAGHFPHRDHPERFARIVRDFIRTTEPSRHDRDRWRELLHDGAALAPAEAAAGDAPVAPLDDVRATPA, from the coding sequence GTGCCCAGCAACAGCAGCCCGCAGGTCGAGCACGTGACCGTCCACGGCCACCGGCGCGCCTTCGTCCGCGCCGGGTCGGGGCCCGTGGTGCTGCTGCTCCACGGCCTCGGCTGCGACCACACCACCTGGGACCCGGTGATCACCTCGCTGTCGCGGACCCACACCGTGCTCGCTCCCGACCTGCTGGGCCACGGCTCGTCCGACAAGCCCCGGGCCGACTACAGCGTCGGCGGCTACGCCAACGGCATGCGCGACCTGCTGACCGTGCTGGGCATCGACACCGCCACGGTGGTCGGGCACAGCTTCGGTGGGGGAGTGGCGATGCAGTTCGCCTACCAGTACCCCGAGCGGACCGAGCGCCTGGTGCTCGTCGGGTCCGGCGGCCTCGGCCCCGAGGTGCACCCGGCCATCCGCGCGATCACCACGCCGGGGTTCCACCAGGTCATGGGCGTGCTCACCGCACCGGGACTGCGCCACGCCGCCACGACCACCCTGCGCGTGCTCGCCGGCACCGGGGTGTCCCGGCTGCGCGACCTCGACGAGGTCGCCGCGATCTACGACTCGTTCAAGGACCCCAGCGCCCGGGCGGCGATCCGACACGTCGTGCGGGCCGTCGTGGACTGGAGGGGCCAGGTCGTCACGATGGCCGACCGGGCCTACCTCACCGAGGCGATGCCGATGTGCGTCGTGTGGGGCTCCGACGACATGGTCATCCCGGCCCGCCACGCCGGCACCGCCCGCACCCTCGCGCCGACCGCGCGGATCGAGATCATCCCCAACGCCGGCCACTTCCCGCACCGCGACCACCCCGAGCGGTTCGCCAGGATCGTGCGCGACTTCATCCGCACCACCGAGCCCAGCCGGCACGACCGAGACCGGTGGCGCGAGCTGCTGCACGACGGTGCGGCGCTCGCCCCGGCCGAGGCGGCTGCCGGCGACGCGCCCGTCGCGCCGCTGGACGACGTACGCGCGACGCCCGCCTGA